CGAGTTCCATTATATTGGACAACAATTAGACATATAGCAAGAAATTTATTTTCGGTTGATTTTATTGCGTAAACAAATGGAGTACATTCCTTTTGTTTTTCCCAAAAAAGATACATTTCAGGAAATTGAAAAACAGAACCAACGTCAGATTCTTTTACCAAATCCAACCATGAGTTATGATCAATTTTTTTATAATTATTTTCAAATATATACTTCAAGATTTAATTTTTTAATTACTACTGAACTCCCTATACATTGCAATGGTCTCATTTACCATATTTTCTATAGAAAATATAGACTTAATTCTTTCCGCTCCTTTTTCTCCAAAACTTTTGGCCAATTCTGGATTATTTAAAAGAAATAAAATTTTTTCCGCTAATAACACAGGGTTTTGTGCATCTATATGGTAACCTGTTTCATTGTTTATAACCAATTCTTTAGTCCCGCCACCACCTGTTGCAATTACCGGTTTTTCAAAAACCATATACTCCATAATTGCGTTAGAAATACCTTCAGTAAATGTAGCCAAAACTCCAATATCAAATATATTAACGATTGATTCTACATCTTGTTGTCTTCCAAGAAATAGAAAGGATTCATTATTAATAGGTTTGATACTTTTTTTGAGAACTTTTAAATTAGGGCCATCCCCTATTGCGATAAATATAACATCTTTAAATTTTTCTAAGACGATTTCACCAGCAGTAAAAAATGTTTGATAATCTTTCTTTTCGGTAAAGGAAGCTACCATACCTACAACTTTTTTATTACGAATTTGTAATTTTTGTCTAATCATTTCTGGCTTTTGATTGACATCAATACGATCTAAGTCAAATCCATTATAAATAACTTTTCCTTTATTTTGTGGCACACTATATGAGCCTAAGCCCGCCTTGGAATTGGTTAGAATAACATCACTAAAAGGGTAACTAACAGCATTAAAAAAATATCTTTTTGATAATTTTGACAGTTTTGGAGGGGCTGTGGTAATCATCGAGTTTATAAAAGGAATGCCTTTAAATTTACAAATAGGTGCAAAATGAAACGCTGCGATATTGTCCCAACAATGAACTATATCTGGTTTAATAACTTTTAATAAATTATTAAATTTTGATAAAATCTTAATATCTTTCTTTATATTTCTTTTTAAGTAACTAATATTCACATCTATATCAGCAATTTCGGTAAAGTGAATTTTATCAGACAATAAGAGTAGCTCACAATTAAAATTATCTCTTTTCGATAGCACTTTAATTAAAGAAACTAATCGTCTCTCTTT
The nucleotide sequence above comes from Aureibaculum algae. Encoded proteins:
- a CDS encoding glycosyltransferase, encoding MKILFIIESLSSGGKERRLVSLIKVLSKRDNFNCELLLLSDKIHFTEIADIDVNISYLKRNIKKDIKILSKFNNLLKVIKPDIVHCWDNIAAFHFAPICKFKGIPFINSMITTAPPKLSKLSKRYFFNAVSYPFSDVILTNSKAGLGSYSVPQNKGKVIYNGFDLDRIDVNQKPEMIRQKLQIRNKKVVGMVASFTEKKDYQTFFTAGEIVLEKFKDVIFIAIGDGPNLKVLKKSIKPINNESFLFLGRQQDVESIVNIFDIGVLATFTEGISNAIMEYMVFEKPVIATGGGGTKELVINNETGYHIDAQNPVLLAEKILFLLNNPELAKSFGEKGAERIKSIFSIENMVNETIAMYREFSSN